In Bombyx mori chromosome 11, ASM3026992v2, one genomic interval encodes:
- the LOC101744627 gene encoding integrin-linked protein kinase, producing MEDIFQWCREGNALQVRVWLDDTEHDMNQGDDHGFSPLHWACKEGHLKIVEMLIKRGARINVTNMGDDTPLHLSAAHGHRPVVQLLLQNRVDVNFTNEHGNSPLHYACFWGYNAIAEDLVLAGALVSIANKYGDTPLDKTRGQLVQRLHELATQQGQDLKKIQFKDQSWLGYKTRSRDATLSRHKGININELALHTQIAVTPSGETWRGRWQKNDIVAKILAIRECTPRIQRDFNEEFPKLRIFSHPNILPVVGCCVSPPSLVVISQYMSWGSLHALLHGGAGGRVVVDAAAALRLAHDVARGMRYLHSLQRDTILPAYHLNSKHIMIDEDLTARINMADAKFSFQERGRVYAPAWMAPEALLKPAAKRNWEAADMWSFAVLLWELATREIPFADLSPMECGMKIALEGLRISIPPGVSPHISKLIKICMNEDPGKRPSFEMILPILEKMKR from the exons ATGGAAGATATATTTCAATGGTGTAGAGAAGGAAATGCTTTGCAAGTAAGAGTTTGGCTCGATGATACCGAACATGATATGAATCAAGG CGATGATCATGGCTTCAGTCCACTTCATTGGGCTTGCAAAGAAGGGCACCTTAAGATTGTAGAAATGCTGATTAAGCGTGGAGCAAGAATTAACGTGACTAATATGGGAGATGATACACCTCTGCATCTGTCAGCTGCCCATGGTCACAGACCTGTTGTGCAATTG ctTTTACAAAACAGAGTAGATGTGAATTTCACAAATGAGCATGGGAACTCGCCACTTCATTATGCTTGCTTCTGGGGCTACAATGCTATAGCTGAAGATCTAGTCCTTGCTGGTGCTCTTGTTTCAATAGCGAACAAGTATGGTGATACACCTCTAGACAAAACGAGAGGTCAACTTGTACAAAG GTTGCACGAGCTAGCTACTCAACAGGGGCAAGACCTgaagaaaatacaatttaagGACCAGTCCTGGCTTGGCTACAAGACTCGCAGCCGTGACGCCACGCTCTCACGCCATAAGGGCATTAACATCAATGAGTTAGCACTGCACACCCAAATCGCTGTGACTCCTTCAG gtgAAACATGGAGAGGCAGATGGCAAAAGAACGACATTGTGGCGAAGATATTAGCCATAAGGGAATGCACGCCTCGTATACAACGAGATTTCAATGAAGAATTTCCTAAATTGAGAATATTTTCTCATCCCAATATTTTGCCAGTG GTCGGGTGCTGCGTGTCGCCGCCGTCACTGGTGGTGATCTCGCAGTACATGTCGTGGGGCTCGCTGCACGCGCTGCTGCACGGCGGCGCGGGCGGGCGCGTGGTGGTGGACGCGGCGGCGGCGCTGCGGCTGGCGCACGACGTGGCGCGCGGCATGCGCTACCTGCACTCGCTGCAGCGGGACACCATCCTGCCCGCCTACCATCTCAACAGCAAACACATCATG ATCGACGAAGACCTGACGGCCCGCATCAACATGGCGGACGCGAAGTTTTCGTTCCAAGAGCGCGGGCGGGTGTACGCGCCGGCGTGGATGGCCCCCGAGGCTCTGCTCAAGCCGGCCGCCAAGCGGAACTGGGAGGCCGCAGACATGTGGAGCTTCGCCGTGCTGTTGTGGGAGCTGGCCACCAgagag ATACCATTCGCGGATCTGTCACCAATGGAGTGCGGCATGAAGATAGCGCTTGAAGGTCTTCGTATAAGCATACCTCCGGGCGTGTCGCCTCACATCTCGAAACTCATCAAGATCTGCATGAACGAGGATCCCGGGAAACGACCATCTTTCGAAATGATCCTACCGATTTTAGAGAAGATGAAACGCTGA